The region TTTGCTTTGTgaactgtttgtgttttgcacTTCGGGGCCACCGTAAAATAGCCACTGCTGTCCTAAATTTACACTCTGCTATTGCATGCTATTGATTGTAGGTGCACACACGCATAACATTGATATTGGAGCGGCTGTGGTAGTGCACATTGTATTTCTGCAGTGTCATTGTGTTGTATCCTCCTGCACAGCTTTGAGAAAGCAGAGGGAAAAGATGAACAGGGTGCAGTCACTCTCCCACAGTGCTATTTGTACCTGTCAGCGTATCCTGCCCTGCCCAAGAAGAATTGCCTCCAGATTTAATCAAAAAGTGATGACATGTATATGCTCTGCACGGCACAAAAAGTCCCACCATTTTGCCTAATTCACGGGTTAGAGATTTATTTCCGAAAACGTGAGATTTCAAAGAAGGACAAAACATTTTCCATTACCAGTACTGACACTGAACCTAGCCACTGACAGCCATTCAAATGAGAGTAAAAGTCCCCCATTCAAACAAAAGCCTGTCGTGTTGACAACATCATCATAGATTCCCTATTCATTAATCAAATACTCTTGTGTGCAAACAGATTATTCAACTTTGTAGTTCTTTTGCAGGCCATTCGGTGATTAGCATTCCCCACGGATCAAGGTCTAGATGGCATTCCAGCCAGGGGGATCAAAGCATCATTGTCCGACTCACAGGCAGAAACGGAAAACAAGATTTAGCTGGTGAATAGATGCTGCTGTAGCCATGCATAGACAGCCACTGTGTTGAAAGTAGGCAGATGTGACTTTGTGCTTGGAGACCGTATATGTACCATGTAGCCACTTGATGCATTTCTCTGTCCCTCCCTttctttaagtgtgtgtgtgtgtgtgtgtgtgtgtgtgtgtgagtgagtgtgagtgtgagtgagagagacagagagaaacattcTCCACATCAAAACAGGTTATATAAAGTTAGAATATGATGAAAGGGCGATATAAATAAAACAGTCTTGTCTTTCTAACCCTGTCTCTACAACAAATTGAAATCTTCATCCAAATCAGTATCATCACGTAATCAGTTGCATTTGAGaggacaccccacacacacacacacacacacacacacacacacacacacacacacacacacactgtgggcaGCTCTCAAGCAATCGGAGCCTGGGATCAGGGACAAATGCCATTCCTATCGATTAAGTAAATCGATGCCACATTGTCCATTCACACAGACGACCACGGTCTAATTTAAGGGCAGCGTTGCTGATCATCTTAACCGGTGATATTGTCCACGCCGGATGAAAGCTGACACATCTGCAGGCTTAGGGTTGCACGAACGAATAAGCTAAATCAGAAACGAGATTGTGGCGCATAGACCGGAATGGTTAAACGGTTGTAAACGACAGCTATAATCAAACCATATGTTACTCATGATGACAAGAGGAGGAAAGGGGGAGTGTTGCGGGGGGCGGGTgtgtggtttggggggggggggggacctacctTGCTTGGTGACCACTGCGTGCAAGAGCCGCCTCCGTCCAGATCCACCGCCGCAGTGCTCTCAGCAGGACGCGCACGCACACATCTGTTGATACAGTCTACTAGACTAGCTAATAAACCCTGCTGCTGTCGCCCTATGCACAAACActgcactttctctctctctctctcgctctctctctctctctctcttttaaacAGCCTCGGTGACAACACGCCCCTTAAGTCGGAAAAGCAAACGACATATTTACATCTCCTACTAAGCCCCAAAACCTGTTCGCAGCTCAGTGCAGGTTGACCTACGCGTTAATACGCCTACGCAGGTTACTGTCAGCGATCCTGCTTTGGCAGAGTGGAGAGGGATCCGTCTGTGAACCGCAACGCTGCAAGAGAGGAGAGGGGCGTAACTTAGCGCGGGCGTGAGGGCGCTCGCGGTGCTTTCTTTCCTCTGGCGTTTGTGCCTGCCCACCAAACGAAGCCAACAGCTTTCACCGACTGCTCAACTCTTTACTGCCCCTGGCGGTGTTTCAGTCGCATTGTATTTACAGGCAATACAGTGCACACGAGAATAATAATAAAGCGTTGGTTACCGGAAAAGCATTCAACCAAACTACAACCATCATTTGGTTTGGTGGAGTTGGCACGCATCGGAACAAGTCAACAAATGTAATaaatcatactgtagcgaattcgggctgtggttacgttgtcccccgaattcgctacaataccttaAACGCAGGAAAACCTTCCGCTGCCCCATTGCCATTATTTTGTCATCATGAAGCCAACAAGCATGTGGTCAAAAAGGAACGAATCAGTTACTTAGGGCCCACATCACCTCAAACAAAGGAAAAATCAGCATCCTGCAATTTCACATCGGCTGTTGTGGAAATGATTCAGAGTTGGGCCCCTTTAACGGTTAACATGTCGGAAATGAAAAGATGACCCGATTCCAGactcttttttttaaaggaaaatcTTACTAACATGGACGGAAACCCCCGCGGTTTAACTGCGCATGCGCGAGCACCTCGGGGGTTGGGTGCGTGGGGGGGTTAATGTCCTGGGCAGATTTCTTAACAGCCGCTGCTTCATTAGCAGGAATTCTATTATCGATGAAACGACGAGGATGTAACTGGCACCACTGTCTTGAGTTTACTTGACAATTTAAAAAGGTGTTTTGAAAAATGTGAGAGATCAGAGGTAaggcttttttttaatgaataatATAGCAAACACTTAGAAACCTGTAAATCCTGGTCTGTTTTGTCATTTGTCTAGGTTTTAAAGTGGGAAAGAATTTGACTCTGTGGGCAttaaacacaacacaacgcaacggcATTATACTTTATTTGTAGattgcgtcattcatgagaacacgaaacatcaTTGTACTAGGTTATCAAGATAAAAGTGCGCAAGGAAAACAGGATTAGTGGAATAAGAAAAACGTTAAAcgtatgccctgtgatggaccggcagcCTGTACagcagtgtctccccacctgccgcccaatggctgttgggataggctccagcatccctcaaccccggttgggataagcaccttggataatggctggatggatggaaaaacgtTAAACGTTAGTGGAAGCCTATTTAAGTGAGAGGCATTTTACAACACGTTcacaaatttgaaaaaaaatcacatacagtTACTGTGCAATGTTCACATCAGAGTAACACACTATCTGTACAGATCTGGAGAATATTGACATAAGTAAGTTGGTTGGAATTCAGCATAAAGTTAATCTGGCAAAACAATACTGTAAAGCGTTTACTACTTATGCATGTTAGGGAATAGTGGGACTGCTGTCAAATCAAGTATATTTGCACAgcccagagggctttacattcataCAATAAAAAGTACTTTATTGTCAGTTTTACACAGCAACTGAAATTTATTTTTCTCGCATATCCCACCTATCTATGCAGTTCACATGTCTTAGGAGGGGTCAGAGTGCAGGGGTCGGCAACAGTGCAGCACCCCTGGAGCAGTTTTTTGGGGGTTCGGTGCCTTGCAGAGATGGTGGGCacggtaaataataaataataataataataaatcgatcttatatagcgcttttctaatactcagagtcgctttacaacaaacggggtgaaacaagacgacagataaacataacagacatacaggggcggatgggaaggggagctacaagagggagaagcggcagccacacacgacgccagcagtacgctctgacttggacagatacaaaagggaaaataGAAGGGGTGGGAATCACAGAGTAGCTCATGATACAATACTACCACGATACATTGCCCGTGATCATGATGGTATCCCGATACAGCGATTCTGCGATACACGATACATAGCAAGACGATCATCTGTAATACAGCACAGTATCTGTataactgaagaagaaaaaaatacccCTAAAAAGGCAAAAAGCAGGAATTGTGTATTTGTTCACTGCAATGTGGTGTCAGTTCCACAGAATTTGACAACTGAGATGGAACATTGTCTTAGCTTAGTTCctctttatcacacacacacacacacacacacacacacacacacacacacacacacacacacactgactacaACTTGTCCCAATTGCCATCATTCCAATGTATAGTAAAATTCTCTGGCAATTTGTTTCCTCTTTAAACttctgtatattgtagcgaattcggggggcagtctgggagaccgtcgccacagctgggacgcgaacccgtgtctcccacgccatgttacactaccctcctccttcgggaaacacttaagcatatcagctgcttcacacctctgggcgcatacgcttccgatggccttaccgtttcaccaccccacttctgacaccaatgtagcgaattcggggggggggggcaaccgcaggaactgccgcggccgggacgtgaacccgtatcgcccgcaccgcgagagacatcgctgactggggggaatagcatgatactTCCACGCACCACGTCCCtactggagaaactcctcactgtcaggtgaaaagaagcgactggcgactccacatgtatcggaggagacacgtggtaatctgcagccctccccggatcagcagagggggtggagcagcgaccagtacggctcggaagagtggggtaattggccaaatgcaattggggaaggaaaaaaggggtggggggaagAACAATGGAACGACACCCTCTAAATGCAAAGGCCCAAACAATCAAGCAAATGGGGGGGCGGGAGTCTCTCAGAAATACTCGTGTGGTGAACATTAGAGGTTGTTGACTTGATGTTGTTTTGTGCCTTTTAACCTTTCCTATAATGAAACAGTAAACTGCTGCTTCATATGTTGCACATCGAATTCCCTCGAGTTAATATAGGCCTGTGTTGTAGAGAAACAGTCTGtggcacttaaaaaaaaaagacccaatgCCGAGTAAACAGACTTTCCAGTTTGAGTTCACACCTGCATGCAGTATTAAGAGGTAGTTTCAATCTCCCATGCTGCTCAGGTTTGTTATGCTTTGATTTGTGAAATTATGATCAAATAAAGGTCTGTTGCACGACGCAGGAAATGCCACAACACACCAAAAATGAATTTATTCGGTGCATGCAACACCGTCTTTACCAACCAGCAAGACTGACGGACACCACTTCTCTCTGATTCTCTCCTCCGTGTGATGGCTTATAGAGGGCCTCAGACATGCACAGACTCATCCCGTTATTGCAGACTGTACTGGACAATGGACGAAAAGCCTGCCAGCTGTTTTGTGGCAATTTGGAAACATTTCGCTTATTCTACAGAGACTACACAGGTAAGCAGCAACTCGATTAAAGAATCCGTTGACTTGAGCCTACAAATTCTGTCATTTGAAAAGTACACCTCAAACAAAAGTCTGCAACAAAAAGCACAAACCCAGCATTAAATCTGAGTAACGTTTTGCAATATCAGCTGTTACTGATGAGTATTTAGTTATTACTTTATACTTTAATGCTATGTTTGTGTGGGTTAGCTTTAGGGCTGATTTTCATTGACAGTGTCTTGGATTTATCAGCATTCTCATCTTCTCATCATCATATCACCTGATGATATTCCAGCACAGATGCCTTAAATCAGTGTGAATGTAACTtcacctccatctctctctctccctctctctctctctgtctctcttcctctgtctccatctatctatctgatgctgtttttgtgcttataaaaatgttaaaagcacgtttaaaagtagattttgACTTTCAAAATGACAAAAAACCTGGAAAGTTTTTGCAGTGTGCGGTGTTATAAAAATGtactttgctgtgttgtggataATGAGCTGATCTTTGGGAGGGTACTGAAAtaatttagattctgtgaatcttgtTACTGACTATGTTGGTTTTTATCCTGTTTATTATTGTTTTGCAACTTTTGTGTGATTTTTATGAAAGTATTgttaaaaatctctctctctctctctctctctctctctctctctctctctctctctctctctctctctctctctctctctcttctctctctctctctctctctctctctctctctctctctctctctctctctctctctctctctctctctctctctctcctctctctctctctctctctctctctctctctctctctctctctctctctctctctctctctctctctctctctctctctctctctctctctctctctctctctctctctctctctctctctctctctctctctccttaaagCTCAACCGGAATTACTAGAGGACAGTCCTTCACAAGGTGAGTAAGTCCCACACAAGATTTCTGTTTTACGATAAATCACGTGCCAGTGTGTCATTCTTTGCATAGTCTAAGGGACGCACAATACTTGTCActtcggggggggggattacatcatcttgaaccagcaaccttctaaTTCATGTTGAAGTTGTCATGTTATTGGTCAAGTCACTTGACCAATGAAACAACTGTTCTCAGATCAAGATGACTGAAAACATGATTTAAGTAAAACACAAGGTGGCGGACATTTTTACACATAGTCTTTGTAATCCACTAAATCTCATGTGAAGGTgctgtactgttctgaaaacacAGAAAGCAATTACTATTCTTCATCTAGTCATCCTATTTTGCTCCTCACAAGCCATACCATCATCTAACACCAGTTGATGACAGCCAACATTGCAGGTTTTTTGGGGAactaagaaaagaaaaacaagaaactaTTGAATGTGACGAAGGCTTCCATTACATTACTGTGTAATAAACAACTTCCCATTCTCATAATCTGTTCCCTTTTTTTCTATCTCTTGCCGCCACATAAACAGTACAAACTCTGACCAGTACCACCTTAATCATCAACATCAGCAACTCCACCTTGAGCGACTGTGTCATCGGTAATGTCAGTTTTCCAGCTGCTGTGGTGGACAAAGAGCCACTGATGATGGGATCTGAGCTCCACATGCATGGTGGGTAAACAACACGTCAGAGATTATACACTATGTACACACAAAAGCCTTCTTATGTTGTGCCCCTCTGTCATAAATAGGTCCAAGttagcagatgtgtgtgtgtgtgtggggggggggggggtaaatgcttTTCAGCCCTCTATGTTTGTTTGTCAGATGCCCTTTATTTATAAGTGAAACCGCTATTAAGCAATATGGATCTCTCGAGCTTGCTCTCTGTCAGATAGTTGGACAGATAGATATGAATACACAGAGAACAGCATTCAGGGGCAACCCTATTGAATTGATGCGCAATAACGTGAAATAACTGTTTATACAGCGTCAATGACTTGCAACTGCAGCTGTAAACACCAGATGGCAGCCAACACCAGCGTCCCTTTGCTGTCAGAGGAACTTCATAGAGTCTGCATACAGGACTCTCATTTGAACTGCGTCATCATAGGAGACAACAACTCCATGCGGGTTGAATAGACACTGAACGCAGCTTGGAAGCGGCACACAGCTACACGTGTTGGGCTCCGGGCCAAGCTGAACAGGATTTATGCTGCTAAACCCCAACCAGATCCCAGCGACGTTATGATCTTTGCTCCTTGACTTGAAATGGAGCAAGGCTCACCTTTGTTCAATGTCATAAACGTGACAATGGTTAATGGCAGTTGCTGTGTGGGTGACGACACATTGGTAAACTCCATTTCCCGGAACTTTATTGTTATTTGGAATTACCTTGAAAGTTTCAGCAATCAAGAGTGCCCTGTTTTGTAATTCAGTGAAATGCAGACAAGTGTAAATTGGGTTCCAAGACAAGgtcgggttgggttgggttgggttgggttgggttgggttggggggtgggggggtggattcCGCTCACCATTATCATTTCTCATTAATGACATCCAGTTTCTAGTTATTCACTATTCTATTTAAGATCCTATTTATTGTACTTTATCGTAGCCACATAGAAACTCTTAGGAACTTTGTACAGGAAAGAAGTTATTTTTCCTCAAGAGTAATGGTACATGTCAGCACTAATCTCAACTGTCATAATAGGCAAATTTAAGCGTAATATGCCTAATCTATGCTAAATAATTACCCAAATGACCAAGTTCCTTATGTCATTATAAAGGAATCAGGTCATGGGAGAATGTATGGTCTATGGCCATTTGACTGTAGGCTACTACCGGAGCCAGGCTTGgtcgagagagcgggagagatgtTGTGTGTATATACGTCCGCgtctaatctcacatactataCCGATCAGTTTTAATTATTGTACAGTTATGATTGTATgacgaagaacctctcgtggttgcggtgacaggcctatttgcatatgtaaccgatcgttggtttcggtcgttatgccactgtattcaaaggaattgaatcaagtgcaactggacttggttatatagtccagttgcacttgattcaattcctttggataaccatgacctggatgaatgagaacattcacagacatgccactgtattgtttataagggtggggaaacctgcagtcagttgagactgaagggggcacttagatgagtgatgaaacgtttctctcagatAAACGTtgtggccagatgaactgattcacctttctggaaCTTTTCTGTgtgtggaaagtgcaagttcatatcggtcgcattcgtgtgagggtccgcctaggatgCGCAGCCTAGGTAAGAAAcccaaagaaggtggaatcagttcatctgggtaaaATAAACGTTGTATCTTTCTTTGGTTTGTattatgtagatttttttttagcttgagagtTTTATATTaactttttatatttatatatttatagctTTTTATGTTTTATATTTCCCCGTTTAATCGACGCTGTGGGCGCTGTGCAGAAGTTATAGTGGCAGGAAGAACACGGGGTTTTCTGTCACTGTGTGCATgcctgtccactgctaatctcccataccactgggcctgtcagcctaattaaTAAGCTTTGtgcgcagttatgactgtatgatctaggacctctcatggttgcggtgattcagatcctctgaaaaacctgttttatactgcaattgaTTGCCAAcgcctcagctggtttgtctcctaAATCCAAGCACTGGAGAAAGGGGCGGTACGCCTGATCTGCCCTCTACTGGGTGCACTCTTCTAGTGTTTTATTATATCGTACTGTATTTGCATTGTATGAAATGACTGTATTTGTTCTTGATATTCAGGTGAAGATAAAATGTCAAAtgaggtttaaaaaaaataacccCTCCATTATGAATGTTTACACATGTCACgatggggccgtgcctatagtccccgggtcctatattccccgggtcctatgttccccgaaaaaaaagggtcccatattccccgttttcccctaaaaaggtcctataatcccggttgcaatagacatcggggaacataggaccctcttttggaaaaagggtcctatatcccccgctgtttccaggggaacataggacctttttccaaataaagggtcctatattccccgctattgccaatcgaggaacaaaccggggaacttagaaccctttttgcaaattatttccttaacgggtccaaaataataaaaactggggttatggctgagttgtaggctacgacaatctattcttccgctgattaaattaggccgtattaccattgttggctgttctatatcgcaggccaccttgagtgcgtatccaaattcggcctatagaggaggctgtaatttgctttattgttatttcttaccaatatttactgcagtaggcctagttagttggctctccggctcagcatggacagtcggcaatcaacgcaagtttgtcttgcagtaggcccgcttaccagtataacctagccatttccaccttcgctcaaagttcaatttgcacagcactggacacttcagccactttcttgttactttgcagttcgttttccatattaaatcacttggcagactttctttcaaaaagactttaatgatgaactttttaggcagagaacttagaccaggacttgggaatttaggaccagcacaaagtatccatcaacgggggccgcctaccttacacaataggctaattgcctaataataataatatgtgcttctcaaaaaactaaaggcttgtggaggtgcgaaaccaaaaacatgaatcaaagacgaacatcaaaggatgtaaggtaacactcccCAAATGGTaataaaataacagaggcagtcctctatttcaccattttattgtttggcatcagtcattaaggtttctgaagaagaccacccggccaagttaatgactgatgccaaacaatgaaatggtaaaatagagaattgtgtcttttttttcatttgatgagtgctaccttacatcctttgatgttcttctttaataataataataataataatatcaataataataataataaataataataacaacagtctaataataataataatgataataataataataatagcctaattataaaagaggcctgataacaaataacaattacaggcataatactatcaatagtaacactgataataggctattgtCGCGGtgtttctatagcccggataactatggatggaggcggggacttttaggtgcgacaaaccgggcttcaccaccgttagctggatatctgcgccaatgctaggcctagcctgctagttagctagttagccgtgtgctaatgggttagcaagctcaccttgggaccagggctggtgatggaacagggcggctgagctctaggcggggcgggagatggatggctgctctccggggtgcgtgtctctctctctctctgtactctggctccggtgtgaccgggtgaatgtctctctctggggaagctctcgggggtagtcagctagctacaggtaccgaggcagtctggtgctaacactaccactgctagccaccgtatctactgtctagcccaggatacgctaggtttccctgctctatcccacgctaaggtgacagtctacgatatggttactaaacagttctggcgctttgtctctcccgcggtgtctaatatagttgcgtctgtgacagcgcgagctaacctgtgattggtcctctagctgcacgagcccagtgcaacattccaagtacatccccaggcatttcccactacactattaataacaaaatgcttctagtaaaagcttggctgaaaaagggttggtctatggcagaagccccccagaaaaggcatggtctaaaacaaaaatctccaaggcctaactagcctaacgttaaagctttttttcttcttcaaaaaagcaaaatgagtagtcctagtccattaggctactcaacaaagaggggctaaaaccctggatttgacgttgccgacgctgcaggaccctttgcgcattatagatccttctgattgggactgttggctccctcgcaacttccgcaatcaccccctgtcggaattctgcacggtgcaccatttctccgtcagggtgatgaacgtgttccccaacatcgtgcacaataatgttagcatccacgtcctccacttcaaatctatttgtgatcagtggcactctacagttccacctccagcacctccatctaatggtgtcttgattggtgcggtgcttctgatatctgaagttctcatgtaccaacactttgccccctcgatcaccatccataactgtcgccattgtttgtcttcttgtaggctagtaagcacatgacagtgagtccacgagttatcaccgataacaac is a window of Lampris incognitus isolate fLamInc1 chromosome 9, fLamInc1.hap2, whole genome shotgun sequence DNA encoding:
- the si:dkey-29h14.10 gene encoding uncharacterized protein si:dkey-29h14.10, whose amino-acid sequence is MHRLIPLLQTVLDNGRKACQLFCGNLETFRLFYRDYTAQPELLEDSPSQVQTLTSTTLIINISNSTLSDCVIGNVSFPAAVVDKEPLMMGSELHMHASMTCNCSCKHQMAANTSVPLLSEELHRVCIQDSHLNCVIIGDNNSMRVE